TTTGCGGTTCTTAAGGATGGAACGCCTGCTGGTCCATATCCTTCACTCGCAGATGCTGAAAAGGCAGGGGCCGTTGCAATTTTTTATGGTAAGTTTATAAATACAATTATCAGTTTTACCATCGTTGCCTTCGCTGTTTATCTGCTTGTTCGTGGTATAAATAGACTTAAACGTGAGCAAGAGGCACCGCCAGCCGAGCCAACGACAAAGGAGTGTACCTACTGCTTATCTGCAATTCCAATAAGAGCTACAAAATGTGCTCATTGTACCTCTCAACTCTAGGCTATCTAAAATTTGAAACTGGATGAGTCAATCTTCTCTCCAATGTCTGAAAAAAGAAAACTTATTGACCTTAGCATAAAAATTGAGCCTGCCCCCGGGCCCGAGCACCAGCGTTTGGAAATACAGCACGAAAATCACGCGGATACCGCTGAATATTTGATGAAAAGGTTCGCTTGTAGTAGAGAGGATCTTCCAGATGGTTTGGGGTGGGCCAATGATTATGTAACACTCGGAACGCATGTCGGCACGCACATCGACGCCCCCTGGCACTACCATCCAACATCCGAGGGAAGAAAGGCGAAAACTATTGATGAGATTCCGGTTGAATGGTTTTACGGTGATGGTGTTGTAGTAGACATGAGACACAAAGGCCCAGGTGAGTTAATAGATGTATCTGACCTTGAAGAGGCGCTCATGAAAATTCCATATGAAATAAGGCCCTACGATATAGTCCTTGTTATGACGGGGGCTGACAAATTATGGGGCACCATGGAGTACTGGTCTCAGTTCCCTGGTTTGGGAAGGGGATCGACCCTCTGGCTATGTAACCAGGGAGTAAAGGTTATGGGGACTGACTCCGCAGGCTGGGACAGACCATTTTGGGCTATGGTAGAGGAGTTCAAGAAAACGGGGGACAGCAGTGTTTTATGGGGGGCACATTTTGCAGGGATTGAGAGGGAATATTGCCAGATCGAAAAACTCACCAACCTAGATCAGTTGCCATCGTATGGATTTAAAGTAGCTTGTTTCCCGATGAAGGTAATAGGTGGTAGCGCAGGTTGGGCAAGACCGGTTGCGATTATTGAAGAATGAATTTTGGGGATCATTACTTTTGATCCTTTTGGTTAGGTTTAGGACTGAAGGGTCACATCCCGAGGCAGTGAAATTGCTGGAAACTCTCACTTGTATTAGACTTTTGAGGGTATCCGATCATCTGAGCCTGTCGAAGGATGATTAAAATTTATCTAATCTGAGGTACGTACTTCGACGAGCTCAGTACGAACGGTTTCGTTTAACCAAAGTACATCAAGGTTTCATGAAAATGTAGGGACCGATGCCCCCATCAGTCCTAATAATCATCGCTTAAAAATTTCTTACAGGGTGATAAAAAGGGTAGAATAATGTCTTTATCGTTTAATGCTAAATGTAATGGATAATATTGAATGAAGAGAATAATTTTGTACACGGGAAAAGGCGGGGTTGGAAAAACAACCACGGCCGCGGCGACGGCAATTCAATCGTCAAAACGGGGTTACAAAACACTTGTAATTTCTACAGATGCTGCTCATAGCCTAAGAGATGC
The DNA window shown above is from Thermodesulfobacteriota bacterium and carries:
- the mscL gene encoding large conductance mechanosensitive channel protein MscL, with translation MLEDFKEFAIKGNVVDMAVGIIIGAAFGTIVTSLVNDVIMPPIGLLLGNVDFSNLFAVLKDGTPAGPYPSLADAEKAGAVAIFYGKFINTIISFTIVAFAVYLLVRGINRLKREQEAPPAEPTTKECTYCLSAIPIRATKCAHCTSQL
- a CDS encoding cyclase family protein, with the protein product MSEKRKLIDLSIKIEPAPGPEHQRLEIQHENHADTAEYLMKRFACSREDLPDGLGWANDYVTLGTHVGTHIDAPWHYHPTSEGRKAKTIDEIPVEWFYGDGVVVDMRHKGPGELIDVSDLEEALMKIPYEIRPYDIVLVMTGADKLWGTMEYWSQFPGLGRGSTLWLCNQGVKVMGTDSAGWDRPFWAMVEEFKKTGDSSVLWGAHFAGIEREYCQIEKLTNLDQLPSYGFKVACFPMKVIGGSAGWARPVAIIEE